A window of Benincasa hispida cultivar B227 chromosome 9, ASM972705v1, whole genome shotgun sequence genomic DNA:
TAGGTTCTTGGATTTTTTAGTGGCCATCGGAATTCAATTAGGGAGATTCTTTTCAGCTCTCTTTGGTGGGCATTACATTGGCGAATGGATATCAATTGATATATCAAAACTTCATAGATTCATTATTGGAATTTGTTGTGAATGATGCCCATTGTAAATGAACTTTAAAATTATAGTAACCTATCGGATGATCAGTGAGATGAGATGGAACTTTTGAACTGTCTGATGACTCATTACTATTGAATCGACTCAATTTATTGAATCAACTACAAATTGAGTCGATCAACCAAAATCGTCTAAGTTGACTTTGGTCAGTCAATTTAAGGGTATATGTTGGCCGGGGTTGACTTTGCTCGGGTCAGTTGGAGAGCCCAATAATGCTGAACTCGCCTCCCGTGACTGTTTTGCTCTTGTCATGGTTCtctgtacaaaaaaaaaaaaaaaaaaaaaaaaaccctcccAAATTAACCGGGGACTGATTGGTCGGTTGGGCGCAAGCAAGCATAAAAAAATGGCCGATTCAGCAAAAACCTGACTCAGATTGCTACACCCCTAAAAATGTTAGATTTCATAACTAAAATATGCTACTCGataaagtatatatttttttaacaagttTAGAATTTTTAACGTTTATACTTAAGAGTCAATTAGATAATAAAcgaaataaatttgaatatttgagATCAAATTTATCAccattgaaataaaattgaaattatgttCAAATAATTCGTTCAAATGtagtaaaaaaaatgagaaatattATGAAAATGGTTCACAATTACAGAAGTTGGATATTCTCCCAAAAAAGAGTAGCTTTTCAGTTGTTCGTAACTTCGCGTGGAAGTGAAAATGAAGCCACTGGCTCTTCTTCGTCCACCAACCATCTCTTCAGCTCCTCTTCGCTTCACCTTCTCCAAATCCCACCTTCGAAACCATCCCCTTAACCTCTCTTGTTCCGCTCTTCAATCTGAATCGGTAAGATTTCGATCTTCCCCTCTCCATTTTGGAACTCACTCGACATGTAAATCAGCTTAATTTTGTTTCATCTTTGTCTTCATTGCATTTGGATCCATAGATAAAGAATGAAACATCTTCGAAGCCCGAGTACAAGCCTGGACTTCTCGACGAGTTCTTCCTCAACGTTTTCCGAAGCAAAATGGTTCAGGTTGTTTTAATTCGAGAGTTTTCTTTCACGAATTGGGTTTCTGAGAAAACAAATAGTTGAAGCTGATTTTTAGAAGCCTGCCTTTTTCGTTTACATTTTTAATGAGTGATTTGATGGCAGGAAGTGGGTTGGGATTCAGAAAAACCTGGATATGATGGACTAATTGAAGTCGCTAACAGGCTCACAACGAAGGGCAAAACCAATTCTGATACTATAGAAGCGTCGGTATTTCTTTTTTGAGATATACGTGTAGAGATAGAGCatctaattctttttttaactCTTTGAACATCCGAGTGTAATTGAAATCGTTAATAGAGACTAGCCCAGCTTCGTAGATTTCATTATGGAACTCTGGTTATTGCTGCAGGTTCGGATCTTAACAGCTTTGTTTCCTCCTCTTCTGTTGGATCTTTATCGAATTTTGGTATCACCTATAGCTGGTGGGAAAGTGGCTGCCATTATGGTCGGTGAGTTGAGCCTTcaatctttatctttatctataAATTATGTTAATTGTGAAAAATTACCTCGAACTATGTCAAAAATTGAAACATGAAATAGCGTAGTGGCGACTTTAAATGGAAATTTGGATTACTACCACATCTTTTCAAGTCCCGATGACCATCTAAAATTCTAAATGTTTTCTACTCCAAATGtagtttcaaaatgtttatgaaagttcaagggtACTATTGGAACTTTTGAAAGTGTAAAGATATGTTTAAAATAAATGGAAAAGTTTAGGGGTATCTTTATAATTTAGccttataaattataatttagatCTTATTGGGTGTGATTATACCAACACGAATGCACCGGATTCCATCAAAACTTAGATAAAACGTGTACTGGATTGGGTGATCGCTTGGAAGTAGTTCACGTGCTGCACCCTTAAAAAATTTGGATCTTATCCCTTTTTTATTTGGACATCAGTTACTTTTCGTTTGTTTGACTTTTATCTGTTTGGTGtaagattttgaatttagttgaaCTGCTCtgcttccttttttcttctatGTTGAAAGCAAGGGTGACTGCGTTGACTTGTCAATGGCTTATGGGAACTTGTACAGTAAATTCATTTGAATTACCTGATGGGTCGTCTTGCCAAAGCGGGGTATAAATTATTGATTTCCATATTCGTGAACTTCAACCAAACAGTCACCTTGTTTTTCATTTTGGTTGTTATTGATGCAGGTCTTCGTTGAAAAATGTAAGTACTTGGAAGAAAGCAAATGCATAGGAATTTGTATCAACACCTGCAAGCTTCCAACTCAGGTTTCTtcttgaaatctatatatcttctctcttttctttacaTTACTGTTTATTTGGGAACATCTTGTTCATTCTAGTGTCTTGATTCTGCATACACTAGTCATTTGACTCACTCGaaccaatctcaacaatcttGATTCTATGTAGAGTTTCTTCAAGGATCGGATGGGAATCCCTCTATTAATGGAACCAAACTTCAATGACTATAGTTGTCAGGTAATTCTATCATTTAGCTCAACATTTCTGTTCTACTATTGGATAACAATGTGGTAGAACTAGAAGTAGAACGTTTAACTCCTGTTACATAATATCGAATCGATCTCCAGGGATTTGTGACCAAAGTTTATGCAACCttcatataattagattaaaatgaAGTATCTGTTTTTAATCTTAGCCAAACAAAGTTGTTCACATATATAGGCTCTAATTTTGTGAAGATTTCATTTATGTGATTTCCTGAATAAATTAATGGTgtgtttggaatatattttcaagtgtttaatttaaaaaaaaaaaatggaagaaatcgaaatatttgacaaccactcaaaataacttttcaagtgtattttaatcgattattatcaaaagtgtttaaatttaaaaatgagttttttgaaaaacatttttctcaATTCAATCCAAACGGACATTATAGTTTAGAAATTCTTTTGGGACTAGTGTATGGAAGCGGTCACGATCTTACTTGAACAGGATCTATTCTATAGGTTGTATAATTGTGTCattgcgttctaaaactagtgTATGGAAGCAGTCTTTAATTTTGATCATATGGTTGTTGAACCTAACAGAGTTGGAAATGAAACTTGAATTCCAGCTTATAAACCACTTGTTATATGATAACCATATCAAAACCTTACATGAGTCTAATGATCTTTCGTTTTATTTTGgctaatttatagaaaaatgtcCGTGAACTTTGCTGTTTGAAAAATACTTCGATCTTTTTTAAAGTTGTAATATTACCCCGACCTTTCataaaaaattgtaatattacCCCAACTTTTCATAAACGTTTCAAAAGGATGAAATtcagatgtttttttttttctctgtctAACTTTTCCCTTTCCTTTCTTGTGGGGCAACGGAATTGACAGTTCAAATTTGGCGTTCTTCCTCCTCTGCCTGAAGAAGACGGCATACTCAAAGAACCTTGCTTGGAGATATGTCCTAATGCcacaagaagaagagaaatttCAGGGAAGATGAGTGCAACGCAGTGTCCAAAAGCATAGGCCAACCGTCCTTCAACGAGCTCGGGATCGTGCTGAAGTAGCTTGGATTGTGAACATTGCCATCAACATCTCTGAATTTGCTTCCATAGCTACTTTGCCTTCTTCTACAGCTGAATTCTCAAAGAAGTCTCTTGATTGCACCAACATTCTATTGGGATATATGTTTATTCTTGTTGCCTTGTGGTTCACCCAAGGTTATGGAGGAAATAGTTACTCACAATTTGTATGTAACTATGAagaatagttataaaattatgCATGAATTTTAACCTCCGACCTCGAAAGAAAGTGTATAGGTTAATTTATGTAATACAAACTCACCTGAACTTCTATGATTATCTTAGTCGaacctttctttttctcattagATTGATTCTATTTATATTATTGATCTGATCATGTGTTAGTCTTTTGTTTAAGCCATCCCTTGTTTCAACACTTGTTAAGAATTGAGCCCTGAAATAGTTTTAAACCATCTCTCTAGTTCCAATGATATGGGGAGAGTATCTTActgaaaataaattttgcattaaaataattatttgttatcAATCGGCgcttaattcaaataattaaaatgtgTCAACTTTAGTGAAATTCATTGGTTGAATCATCGCCACTTCAATTGTGAGATTGTAAGTTTTTGAGGTTTGCACTTTCACTCTTAATCGTTGTTTGAAATATTATAACTTGCATCTTGcattgtactttttttttcttaaaagaatttaaatgtcAACTTACGTTATAatccttatacttttaatttacACAAATATTACAGTATAAAATGATATTTGTCTAGCATATTAATacgatgttttttttaataaaataattgtgaGAATGAAGAAGCGAACAATTAACATTTGGAATTGTAATTGATATCTATTCACTATACTAAGCTCAAAGTAACATACTAGCATAGTACTTAATTGGTTGGTTAAAATTTTAAGAGAAATTAGACCATATACGAGAATGTAAACAATTCCTCTCTCAAATATTAGTAAATTTTTTATGTACATATTTACCAACTCATAATTTGTCATGTCATATAAATTTAAAGTCAATTTTAACCGTGACTGATGagaaaaatatcattaaaaaaatgttgaaaaataaagcaggagatttgaaatttttagataatataaatTAGTATGGATATCAATTTAGATCGTTAAACTTtggggattgtatcaatttagattataaacttttataagtgtacCAATTTATACTCTCATTCTAACTTAATTTAGAGAATATTGTGTgaatcatataattgttttaattgatcttctaaattattataagtGAACTAATTTagataatatattaatattatatttgaaaattctcaATACAATCTTTAATTGTTCATTTTATTAATCCGacatttgaaatagtcaatacaggtgtaaaaactaaaaatgacaaagccaatgaaaataaaagttacATAATACAAAGACCCAAAAAAAGCAATCAACGAATTTACAAAGAATACCCCAATTACACGACCTGTCTGATTCTTGGAACATGCCAAAAGCTGAAATCGTCAAGTGGCATTTCCATAATATCCTGAAAATAGTAGGGGCATTTACGTCATTACATTAGAAAATGACATACCACACGTGTAACGAATAAAAGACGTTCCATTTGCACTAAAATGCGCTAAAAGGGGCGCAGGATTACTAGAATGCGCACATACTTGCAGCGCGAGTAGAGAGAAGTAGTagagaagaaaggaaagaagggGGGGCGaagggaaagagaaagagaaagatggGTCTGTCCGAGTTGGCTCAGTGAGTCGTGTGACCGCATTTGACAAGAGAGGGggaacccaaaaaaaaaaatcacagcGTGGGGGATTTTGGGGGTGTGTTTGAGAAAGGGGGTGGAGTGGAATTAGCCAAAAAATGGTGAACGAGAGGGAGATTATTAGTCCTCTCCTTTACCATCACCACCACCACTCCctctcctttctttcttctttctctctcattCCCATTAATTTCCctaattcttcttctcttctaaCCCTAGTTCCCTTTTCTAACAACCAccccctttttcttcttcccttctctttccttttcttcaatCGATTCTTCCCTTGTTTTCTTTTCCCTATCTTTTATTCTTCTCAGCGTTTTCCCATCTGGGCGTCTCTCTTTTCCCTGGTGGGTTTCTGGGTTGGGCGATTTCTTGGTGGTGCTGTTGCTCTTTCTTCGCCAGGTAATGGGGTTTTTTCCTTTATATGGTGTTTATTGggtttttgttgtttttggGTTTTGCTATCTGGGTTGTTTGCCCTTTTTTGATGTTTTGGCTTGGTGGGTGGTTGTTCGTTTTGTTTCCTTGTGAGTAACGATGAATGTTTGGGggagtttttattttattttatttttttatgagcGATTTGTATGAGGGTAATGTTTTTGGCTTTTGATTTGGAGGTGTtcagattgtttttttttcttacatttattgggtttcttttgatttgttaTTGTTGAGCCTGCAATTGATTTCGGATTAATCTGTGTTGTATtgattttgtgtgttttttctCCTCCTGTTTTAATTCCTTGAATTGTTGTTCATCGTCTCTCCCTTCTCTTATTCTTATTCTGAAGTTTTCGTTTGGTTGTTTATTAATGTGGCGATTTTCTCTGAGTGCAAgtgttgtttatttatttttctgatTTTTGTTTTAGTAATGGCTGTGGAATTTTCATGTTTGAAATTAATCAATTGAAGTTTTTGTGGTGGATATTGTTATTTACTAGACTTTCGTCTAAAGGTTCAGTGTTTGTGGTTCTTTTCAGGGGTGCTGAAATAATAACCTGCTATTGTTATTCGTGATTCGGTTTATAAGGCTTATGTTGTGTGGTCTTACTGCCAATTGAGAAAAATCAGTAATGGAAGAGTTTGGGACTTCGACGATTTATGGAAGCTCTACTATGAGGAGGAAAAGGAGTCGACCTTCTCGTCGGCCTCGAGTTGAGTCACAGCAATTAGGCGAAGGTGTAGATCCTTCACCTTCATCTTCAACACCACCTTCTGATGATGCTGTCAAGTTCTCCAGTGATGAGAATGGTGGTGGTGATGGTACTCCTAGGAGAAAAGAATTAAGCCTCAATCAATGTGTATCCAGAGGCTCATCTGCTAGTGGGCCTGAAAGTGaacattttcttaaaagaaGCAAAAAAGATGGAAGTTTTAATTCATATTATCGCAGTGAACCTGGACGAAGTGCTAATGATAACAAACGCAGCAGCGAAGGTGTCCTTGCCCCTGCGAATTGGAGAAGCACTAGCAAGGCATCAGATGGTATTGAATCAGAGTCAAGCAGCATTGATCCATATGGTGGAAGGTATGGTGGTGAAAGTTCAAGTTCTGGACAGAAAGGACTTTATGTTGAAGGATTAGGAAATGATAACAAGGTTAAGAAGGTTAAACTTAGGGTTGGTGGGGTCACCCGTACTATTCAAGCCAATTCCCCTCCCAATGGCACATCTAAAGGCAGTTCTCAACCTTCAGAGGGTCATAGGCAGCAACACAAGCATAACTTTCAGGTACTCGACAGACTCCATTTTGCTAGTTGGTGTATCAATATTTTTCTCACTCTTTGCTCTCTATGtgcatcattttttttctctctcaatagccaTGGTAGGTTTGCGTGATTGATTTCAAGCATTCAAGTTGTAAAAGTAATTGATAATGGAGTTGACGATTCATTTCATTTACCAAGTAATAATTCTGTGCTGTGAGAATTTgtcattgttttttctttttttgtaatgGCATGGATGGAACGTTACTCATATGGAAGTTTATGTTAGTGCTATCGTGTAGGTTATTATCAAATAAGTTAGCAACACTTGAAACTGATATATTATGTTCTCTAATGTCTTCAAAAGCAGGAAAACTTTAATGGGCATCATTCCCCTTCGGAAAGAAGTGGTGGATTGCATGGAGTTCCATGGAGAGACTTCTCAAGGGGTGGTTTTGGTCTCGAAAAGGAGGAGTCATTGACAGGGAAGATGCCTGGGAGAAATTCTGCTGGGAAGCACGGAGCAGAGTCACTCCGGAAGAGTAAAAGAGCCTCAAAGAAGCGTGTTCTTGATGGAGATTTTGATGATGACGACGATGATGAGATACGGTATTTGGAGAAGCTTAGAACTTCAAAGGCTTATGCAGGGTACCGTGATGATGGTGAAGAACCAAGCAAGAAGCAGCGGAAACTTTCCAGCATTTCTAGCATGGAGAGTTATGGTGCATCAAAGCATgacaaagatgaaaagaagGCTAGATCAGATATGGCTTCTGATGACAAAGAttatgaggaagaagaagagtcgGCATCTGACGGTGATGTTGATGGTAATCATAAGAAGCAGAGGAAGGAATCCATCGATGCATTGATGGAAGGTAAGAGGGAAATGACTCTTACCACACGTCAAAGAGCCCTTCAGTCTAGCAAAGATGCATCATCCACTCGTGGTTCTAGTTTAATCGAATTCCCAAATGGTTTACCACCTGCTCCACCCAGAAGTAAGCAACCTCTATCCATACTGACATGTACATTAATGTGAACTTTTTCGCTTTCTGTACCTTACAGAATTTATCGTTACTATTTCTAATTGTTCACATTTTGTTTGTTCATAGAGCAAAAAGAGAAACTCACTGATGTGGAACAGCAACTTAAGAAGGCGGAAGCTGCGCAAAGACGGAGAATGCAAGTGGAGAAGGCTGCTAGGGAATCTGAGGTTTGTTCTCTTCACCATATTCTTTGCATTATGATTCATTCATATTCTTTATACACTATATTCCTGATTGGATCTAAAGCCTGTTTCGAATGAATCTTGTAGGCCGAGGCAATCAGAAAGATACTCGGTCAAGATTCAAGCCGGAAGAAGCGGGAAGATAAAATGAAGAAGCGCCAGGAAGAATTAGCTCAGGTACCATAAAGGGTCAACTTTTATGACTTTTGATTCTGTATACTGTACCTAGTACAAGACCatcattttgattttgtttCCCCAATTCTTCACAGGAGAAGGCTGCAAATGCCCAGAAGCTCTTATCAAACACAATCAGATGGGTCATGGGTCCTTCCGGTACTGTGGTGACTTTTCCAAACGATATGGGATTTCCAAGCATATTCGAATCTCGGCCCTGCAGGTAATCTTCTACATGCCTTTTGACTTGTCGTAAGCACAGTAAACATTGAATAATTGACTTATCAATGGTCTGAAAATCTTTTTACAATGCGTGCTTCAGCTATCCACCTCAGCGTGAAAACTGTGCGGGTCCATCGTGTTCGAATCCATACAAGTATCGAGATTCAAAGTCGAAGCTACCTCTTTGCAGTCTTGTGTGTTACAAAGCAATTCAAGAGCAGTTGACAGAAACTACCTGCTAGATTCTTACCATCAAATCTCTAGCTTTTAGATCTGTTTGCATTTTGTTCATTAATTTCTCTGCACATTTAAACGAACCTAGATAGAATACATACTTGCAGAGACAATGA
This region includes:
- the LOC120086393 gene encoding uncharacterized protein LOC120086393 isoform X2; translation: MEEFGTSTIYGSSTMRRKRSRPSRRPRVESQQLGEGVDPSPSSSTPPSDDAVKFSSDENGGGDGTPRRKELSLNQCVSRGSSASGPESEHFLKRSKKDGSFNSYYRSEPGRSANDNKRSSEGVLAPANWRSTSKASDGIESESSSIDPYGGRYGGESSSSGQKGLYVEGLGNDNKVKKVKLRVGGVTRTIQANSPPNGTSKGSSQPSEGHRQQHKHNFQENFNGHHSPSERSGGLHGVPWRDFSRGGFGLEKEESLTGKMPGRNSAGKHGAESLRKSKRASKKRVLDGDFDDDDDDEIRYLEKLRTSKAYAGYRDDGEEPSKKQRKLSSISSMESYGASKHDKDEKKARSDMASDDKDYEEEEESASDGDVDGNHKKQRKESIDALMEGKREMTLTTRQRALQSSKDASSTRGSSLIEFPNGLPPAPPRKQKEKLTDVEQQLKKAEAAQRRRMQVEKAARESEAEAIRKILGQDSSRKKREDKMKKRQEELAQEKAANAQKLLSNTIRWVMGPSGTVVTFPNDMGFPSIFESRPCSYPPQRENCAGPSCSNPYKYRDSKSKLPLCSLVCYKAIQEQLTETTC
- the LOC120086393 gene encoding ABC transporter F family member 4 isoform X1, translated to MEEFGTSTIYGSSTMRRKRSRPSRRPRVESQQLGEGVDPSPSSSTPPSDDAVKFSSDENGGGDGTPRRKELSLNQCVSRGSSASGPESEHFLKRSKKDGSFNSYYRSEPGRSANDNKRSSEGVLAPANWRSTSKASDGIESESSSIDPYGGRYGGESSSSGQKGLYVEGLGNDNKVKKVKLRVGGVTRTIQANSPPNGTSKGSSQPSEGHRQQHKHNFQQENFNGHHSPSERSGGLHGVPWRDFSRGGFGLEKEESLTGKMPGRNSAGKHGAESLRKSKRASKKRVLDGDFDDDDDDEIRYLEKLRTSKAYAGYRDDGEEPSKKQRKLSSISSMESYGASKHDKDEKKARSDMASDDKDYEEEEESASDGDVDGNHKKQRKESIDALMEGKREMTLTTRQRALQSSKDASSTRGSSLIEFPNGLPPAPPRKQKEKLTDVEQQLKKAEAAQRRRMQVEKAARESEAEAIRKILGQDSSRKKREDKMKKRQEELAQEKAANAQKLLSNTIRWVMGPSGTVVTFPNDMGFPSIFESRPCSYPPQRENCAGPSCSNPYKYRDSKSKLPLCSLVCYKAIQEQLTETTC
- the LOC120085972 gene encoding beta-carotene isomerase D27, chloroplastic, which gives rise to MKPLALLRPPTISSAPLRFTFSKSHLRNHPLNLSCSALQSESIKNETSSKPEYKPGLLDEFFLNVFRSKMVQEVGWDSEKPGYDGLIEVANRLTTKGKTNSDTIEASVRILTALFPPLLLDLYRILVSPIAGGKVAAIMVARVTALTCQWLMGTCTVNSFELPDGSSCQSGVFVEKCKYLEESKCIGICINTCKLPTQSFFKDRMGIPLLMEPNFNDYSCQFKFGVLPPLPEEDGILKEPCLEICPNATRRREISGKMSATQCPKA